TACTTCTTTTCATCTTTGTAATCCACAAAAAGCCTCATTTTTGGAAGCTAAAGTGGACCACTTACTTAGTAAAGGCTTAGTCAGCATCAAACCTATGGAAGTGATTAAAACATTTTCACTCTTAGGAgtgtagtaaaaataaaaatagccaacACTTATTAAAAACTGACATAAAAGCAAACATATCACCAGTGAATTGGTGGTATGTTTCCACATGCCAAATTTGTTTAAAAGGTATCTGGGATGATTTTACATCAAAATACAGCATGTTAGGTCCATATAGAATGAGTCCCTTTCTAAACGGCTAGCTTCTTCCCCGAGAAGGTTGTAAATGGAAAGCAGGTAACCTCATGCAAGGAACCAGTCTCCCAGCAGAGGTCTAAACTAAGAGGATTACAGGGTCAAAATTCCAGCAGATGGAGAAAGGTTTTATCTGCACATTAAAGAGGCATAGGAACTCTTAGATAACAATTTAATTAtagaaaaaagaacagtttctcAGGCACTCAGACTTGCGAGTTGAAATTCTTCACTTTGTTTTCATACTTGCAAATGTCTACACTGCAATCAGCTGCTCAGCAGAATATATTAACACATGCAGAGCTCCGTCCTGCTGCAGCTAGAACACTTCCCGTACCTTCCAGGCAGGAGAAATGGAGGCAGAGTGTTTTGACAAACTACTAGCCTAATTAAAGATGATGAAAGCAAGATGTCCGGGTTGAAAGCTGTATCTCAAAGAACTAGGGAATGTCATGAGAGCAAAATGCTCACTATGAGGCACTTGCACCCTTCTACTGTTttataaaaaaagcagaattcagcTGGGCAGGAGAGAGATGGGTAACAGTTCTTCTTATGTAACTATCAGCTACTTTATTTCATCTTATGTAACACAAATCCACATAATAATCTTTTCACAGCATCAGTCGATGGTTTTGTTTAAAGAAGCATTAAGCtagttctgttttccttctgttacCTTTTTCAAGTCGCATCCAAACTCTGTAGGCCTGTGTGAAAAGTCAGTTAATAAAGCAGCACAGATAACATCTGAATGCTCTCTCACCAATGAGAGACAGCTACATATGGGATATTTCATCTTGGAAAGAAAGTATGGAAAAGTTCAGGTATTTCTTCTAGCCTTTCCCCACTTTACAACTGGTATTGCATAATCAAGTAAGGTATTTAGATATAGTGTAAAAGCAGCAGTCATTCTGTCCAGAATCTTCTCCTCCAGTGACTTCCCAGCTGAACAAACCTATATATAAAACCAACCAGGAACAACAGGAAATAGCACCATAAGGATTATATAAGATTATGAGACACTATTATTAAGATATATTTTTGCTGACAGAAATGTCTTAGCTTTGTTTAAGTAAGTGCTTTTACTCTGACATTTACATCACTAGCATGTGCCTATTATTACTAACAACGCTCAGGCAAGATGCAGATTTTCATTCTGGGCTTCAATACATGAAAAATAAGTGTCTTAGGTGATCAGTGAACTACTCTAACTGCAGGAACTTCACAGTTTACTCAAACgtggtaaaaaatatttttagtcatCAAAATATACCAGCATAGTAATGTACTGTTCACAGTCAACAGGAAATAAGGAACATCTAGGAAAAAACCAGAATTGTACTGTAACACTCATATATTCTTCCAACCCTTCCATACAGATGGTAAGCTAAATTACCATACCCTTGGTCAGGCAAACTTATCATTTAAGCATTCTATAAAAACTAGAACGGTTTCTCCTAATGAACTCGGTAAAAATCACTGATTAATCCACTTGGATAACCAGATAACAATTCTCAAACTGAAATGTACTGTGCAAGATAAAAAATGGCACTGTGATAATCCCTGGTGCAACAGTTGCTGCAataagagaaaaattttaaaattaaaaggaagtcAAAAAACTTTATTCACACCAGAAATGCAGACTTCAATggaattttcctttatcaaaataACCCCATTATGGTTACTTACATCTTTGCTGTAAGAGAACTgtacaatatatatatatatataaatatatatataaaaaaaaatcaacttttgtGCTTCCTTAATATTAatcatcatcttcttcctcttcatcgctGATCACGTATTTCTTATGCTTCTTACTTGCTTTGTCATCatcctctgcttttctctttccagaaggCTCACCTTCCTAAAggcaaaaaaggacaaaaataaaccaacataCTCCAAGCTAAACTAAAAAActcagaagaacaacaaaaagacctcaaagtctttttttgtaagaaaagcaaaattattagtTCCAGTTTTTCCATTTCATGCTACTGTAATGCAGGACTGCTTACGTATCAGTAGTTCTGTCAACATTGCTACCAGTCTCAAACCTCAACCTGAGAGGGTCCATGATATAGCTGCAGATCCATTTACCTCAATGGACATGCAACCATACCTGCTTCAAACCGAACTATGGCATAGAAGTAATTTATGTCTTAATCTGGATTTATGGCATGTGCAATACCATTCTCTCAACATGCAGAAGCTTCCCTTCAGGGAGCCTGCGTAGCTTTGCCAGGTTTTCTGACTATTGACACTCGTATGCCCTAAATTAGAGCtactgaagcaaagaagaaattcagTAAGTGGGtaggcattttgtttgtttgttcatttaaaaaaaaaacccacaaaacaaccacCTAAACCACTCTCTGGCATAAAGGAGAAAGACTGATGAGAAACCACTAGTACCGAGAATCAGCACCACAGTTTACAGTCCAAGAAATAGAATAGTTTAGAAGGCTTCAGAGTTGGTCAAAGGAACTCAAATAATTTAGTTAATTACCTGCTTGCAAGCAATACCATAATGATTTTTACAGGCTAGATGCCTAATTTTTAGCACCTGAATATAGAGTCaacatgtttgtttttattccatGTTCATTTACACAAGTTCAGTTTAAATTATCCTTCCAAACAACATTTTAAATCAGAATGCTATGAAAATGTTTAATCAAACTACAAATCACTAGTTGTTAATGCAAAACTTACCAATTTTGACATGAAGAACAAGTGGTAACTCAATTATTGTTTAAAAAGAAGAGTATCTTTACAAATACCCTCAGGTCTAAGTAACCTCATCCCTTTTTccatttgttggttttgtttttgctttcggggattttttttgtttttgttttggtttaagcAACACATATTACTTGATTTTAAGCAGCAGCAAAGATTGAGTTTCAGAACTTTAATGAATTATTAGAGTTTCAGAACtataatgattaattttttattcaaagcattttattctATATTAACATGTTAAGTTAGCACAGAGAGAATCTCAGTTAGGAAGGAATTTTAAGCATGGGAAACAAATTAGTAAGGGTGGGAATCTCAATGACAGCTTCTTCCTCATAACAAGCATTCTCTTGTAATCTAGCTAGGCTATTGTTAAATGATTCATCTTTTTGTTTAGCAGAATATCCCCATTAACTACAGTAACAGTAAAACTACTTGCCACGTGGtgataataattattattaataacagATTGACATTTTCAATAATGGTAACAAATTGTTATCAGAACAAAGATTTGTGCTGTGTTGTTGACTGACAGCACATAAAAGCAAGTCTGTGTACAAGGAAGGCCGTGTTTCACATATGCAGGTACATATTACAAATACCATACTTCCTACGTGGTGCCTGAAAGTAAGCAGTTATACATCACTGTTTTTCTTCCGTAATGCTGTAGCACCCCTCCGTGGCCCTGATGGGAATGTTACCTTTAAatcatataattttaaaatggaggCTATCGTTCCTcaagcagcagagaaatgctGTTGACTAGACCTTTTCTTCTGAGACTGGAATTGCAAAGCCCTGACATTGCTATATCATGAACTAGCAACTAGTAGTGTCTTATAAATAAACAATTCAATTTCTACTAACAAACACTAACAGAGCTCACAAAATTACAGTTTTGTATACATGCCTCACTATGGCTCTCTCCAGGATTACTGTcctattttctgaaatattacatTTTCCTTAACGTATAATAAAAAGCCAGAATCTATgtctttaaaactaatttttatttctgcttcatatTACAATCCTATTACTGTAAATACTCAGCTGACAGTGTAAGAGGAGTAGCATCACAGCAGCAAGAACATGCATCCAGAATGTAATAAGCTAAAACAGTCTGGGACATAGGACATGCCTCCTGAGAAGTTTACAGGAAGTAcagtacagaaatgaaaatgagagcaaaCTTAGTCCTTCAAAAATTAAGATTTCTTGCATTATAGAGGTATGTGTCATACTGAAAACTATGTCCTACATCCTATATTGGTCATTTAAACACAACTTCGGAATTTCAGCAGCTGTGATTACAGAACTCTGACATGCAGTCATTCACTAGGATGACACATAGCAAGCTATGCTGCACAACTActctttttaagaagaaaaggatgttttACTATGGAAGCCTCTAAAATTCAAGAATCAGGTTCTAGCCATTTCAGCAGCTATTAGAGTAGCATGCTAGATATGACTGTAGGAAATGAACTGAAAGAAATCTTAGGgcaatctttaaaataatttacagttaAAATAATCTCTTAAAGGAAAAGGTGAcgtaaagcattaaaaaatattccATAAGCTTACACTGACCTACTCaaacttccttttttaaacttctgcttGATATTCTATGCATAaacttctaaataaaatataatttacagTAAAACAGGACAGGAAGATTAATCAAACTAGCATGCCAGTGTGAAAACACCTCTCTCAACCTACAAAGTAGTAATAAGAACCTATTGAGCTAAGTTAGTTTGTATTTATTATTCTGCCACATAAGCGAAGGTGGCTATCAGCAGAACTCAGGTGTGACCAAACTACCACTCCTAAGTCGTACCTGGCTTGAGACAAATATAAGCACAGCTGCAACTCGGGGCTGCACTATATTGATCAACAGCAAGACTACAGTAATGCAGAACTGGTGATGTCTAAATGAAAGCAAACTAATGTGCTACTAAAACCAAGTAGGCCAAACACCTGACCAACCCAATTCCCTCTTGAACAGGGCAGTGGGAAGCCAGGGAGCCAGCGTGAATTACCATTTGTCATTAATTCCAAAATCCCCTCTTCTTTCAGCTTCCCAAGGTACACAGTAAATATCCTACGGCTCTTTCCCACAGAAGCATTTTACAGTGAGGAGCAAGGGTCAGGAAAATAGACTACACAGGTATAGCTGATATAGGACAGAGTCCACGTACTTCCTGGTTCCACTTCCACCACTGGATGAAAATAGTGAAGTTTTAATCTCAGAAATGGTATCTGTCAATTTTGAAAAGCATTACACTGCAGTGCTGTAGCAGAAGTGGTGACATAACTTGAAACAAACTAAACCTCAAGATGTGATACACACAAAGATTCATTTGCTTATACCCAGCAGTGATAAATTACGAACCAGTAAAACACAATTTTAGAAGAGGAAACAGCATTACTGCTGTAGCTAACAGTTAACTAGATCATGGCCTAATGTTTAGGATGATGCTTGGGTGATGGATAACGTCTATTTAGCAATGGACATTAATGCTTTTTAACTGAGTTTTTTAactcttctatttaaaaacagcagaaatactATGTGAAAATGCTTCTGCTATTTCTATAATAAACAGGAGAGGACCATGTAACTTGGGAGACAACACTGCCCTAGGATTCCAATATTAAGTCTTACTCCTTGCATAATTTTGGTAAAGTCATTTTACATAACTGTAtaatttttccatctttaaacCAGCAATAATAATAGTGACCTCCTTTGGGAATCACTCATGTCTATGAACTAAAGTAGTGCATAAGAAATTGGTGATTAGTGACCATGGAAAGCACGCCAAGTTAAATACATTCATCACGGCATAAATGAAACTACGAAAGTCTCAGCTTTAAAAACTAGATTTAGTGCAGGAAATGTTCCTGACTGAAAATGAGTTGCTTAAGAACAAAACCCTTTTCTTACCTCATCACTAGTAAGTTTCTTTGCCTTGAGTAGTCTTTGTGTTTTATCTTCATCTGAGCCTTCGTCACTGTCAGAAGAGTAGATTCTAGCACGTTCCtctacagagaaaaatgaaaagacaaatacTTACTTTTATCTGAAACTGGTGAGGAagacagaatattaaaaataattctcttatATTTAGTCCCACAAAAAGCTGGCAGAATCTAACTCCAGAGTAAACAAAAACTTATACGAACTGAATTCATGTCTCCTCATGTATCAAGTCAAgtggcaaaataaaatacaatcttACCAGGACTCTCCTGTGAAATTATTCCATCTGAATCACACAGGCCCTACTTACGTGCTGTTAAGGTTTATTAGTTTATTATTACCTCTGATGCCACCTTTGTATCTGTTTTTGATAGCTGCTAGACTGATTGCATCATCTCCCTCATCCTCTTCATCATAGCGATCGGGTTCTAAATAATTTGCACTCAGACCACGCTGATGCTGCTTCTCCCGCATTCTTCGCTGCTGAGATTCTCTACGAATTGAAGCTCTTAatctctcctcttctttctgtCCAAAGAAAGAAGCAATATATAAAGattgaggaggaaaaacaaacaaacaaaaatacccaaaccaacTCAACAGCACCTTGTATTCTACTGtagcttttgaaataatttcacagCAGAATAAAGATTATacacattctgatttttttttgtaatctgtacGGTTAAGCAAACCACACCCGTAGCTAACAACTCTTGTCTAACTCCAGAATACGCTCTGTTTTTCATAAAGTCATAACATGTTCAGCTATATTACAGTTGTGATTTTTTAGATTAAATCAGAACATAAAAGAGTTCCACACCACAATACCTTAATCATTTCTGTGCGCTGAGACTCTGGATCACGACCTGCCATTGGCAAAATACGAATTTTCTGGGTCTTTGAACACCTATCTGCCAGAGACAGAGTCATCTTCCTGTGAGTGGCACTGTCTGTAGAGTGTGGCCTGTTAAAAAATTGCAATGGATTAAGTAATTCTTCAAGGGACGTACCCATTTTTGAAGGGCAACAGTAGGGCCTGCATACTTAAGATTTCAAAGATTGATCTGCACAAAAGTAAAAGCATaatcataatcttttttttttttttttttagatttatttaggTGCATTGTAACAGCCACCAGAGATATCAATTCCTCTCTCAGCAAACCAACTGTAGTCCATTACAAACCTAAATAATCATCTTCACATTTCACATCAATATCCCAAGACTTAATCATCATCTTGATAGCAACTTTTCATCAGAAGAAAGGTTAATTTCAGGCAATATTAATATTCTTCCTGATTCAGATGAGGAATTGCACTTAAAAATGCgaattaaaatatatacataaaaaaatacatgtagcCTACATATAGCAGTGAATGGCATATTAACCTTTCAAACTGAGACACCTGATTTAGGAAGAATCTTACTGAAATACTAACTTTGGGAAGTAGCACATTCTTATTAAACATTTAAGCTCTGAGTGTTTATGAGTTGGTATCTCTAACCTTTGTGTACTAGTTACAACACTTAATTGCAAAAGTAGTATCAACATTTGCTATAGAATAGCATGTTTACCTGAAGGTTAACTTTGTCTTGAAAACAGCTTGTCCTTGTAGACCTGTCCCTTGTCTGATAAACAAATGGTTGTGATCTCCCTGTAGTGGTGCCTTGTACACATCGAAGACCTCATTGCCCAAGTGGAGAGACATGCTTCAAAGAGATTCATATATCAGTTATTTGATAGAGCTACTACAACctattttttgcttcatttataAATGGAGAAAGCAGTCACATTTCCTTTCTATATATAGCTGACAATTATATTTCAATCCAAACTAAGCAGAGCAtaaaattttcaaagcactgagactgaaataatttctgctgtGCAGAACTGACATCAAAGTTTGTTGACCTTCCAATTTTGCACGCCATGGCATTTCACTGTAAGAACAACTGTATTCCTTCAAtaacaaaaaatccaaactaaCCTTCCATCTGACCATTTGACTATTCGTGCATTACTTTCTCTGATCTCATTCCCTTCCTCATCACGTCGCATCCGCCATCGTATTGTGTTTTCtacctgtggggaaaaaaaacccaaaccacttttcTAACTCATAGTAAGGAATACTGTGGTAAAATATACTCTGTATAGGTCAAGAATTACAGTTAGAAAGGCTAGATAATTTGCTGCATGATGCAAAGAAATGAAGGTGAAAGGTATTGCTTTTATGGGTGAAATGCAGctgtcaagcttttttttttttttactttattagtAAAATGAATCAACTTTCCTCAGTGCTGAACTGGTCCACACTTTCATAATCTGAACCACAACTCAAAAAAACATTCTAAAATACCTGAAATAGACTTTGAAGAAATGTGGCTAGATGAttgtaaaagagaaaagggaaattaaCATTATACCTTAAGCTTTAACCTAGTTCTACCCTCTTCATCAAGCATCTCCTCATCTTCAAATTCATCTTCATAATACTGGGGATCAAAAGGTCTGCAATAAATTATATAATACAGTCTTTATTCTTCTAAAAATTAATCCAGATTAGAGTTGTGCAACATAACAGGTGCTTGAACAGTTTAAATTATACAGTGCACACAACAGTAGGCACTGCAGCTGTGAGACAGCCATTTCTGCAGTAATGTAATTTACTGCACTGATTCTACACCACAGGAGGCCTACCCAAGTGCCTTCACTACCATCGATTACAGCCACTTTAACATTCAGACCCTCTAAATGGCTCTAGCTAAAGAAAGCAAGTCTGCCTCAGAAAATACTGCTTCCTTAGTATCAGGATGATGAGGTCAGGGTTAAGTCTGGAACAAAACATATACAATAttgtacagagaaaataaagaaaaattatcatcTTATAAGTGTAGTGAATTAGGGATTTTCTAAGAGCACAatcatggtaattttttttattgaatctCAAAACCAAccaaagggaaaggaagatgagattgtttttcctctcttccttcaaaAAACCTGACAACTAGGGTGGGAGTGAGTGGGGGAAGGCCATTCCCTAGCCTCCTTCCTAATAGTTTCCAGGCTGCTGCAAGGGAATGAAGCGCTAAACAGACTCTGCTACTGTACAATTCTATTTTCAGTCCTGTCTGACCCACAAAGATCCCCAGGACTTCTCTCACGGATTACAGGCACTAACCAGATTCTTAACAGTTCTCTCCCGAAACAGATTATAGCATGAAAGCCAGGAAGAATTATTTAACTAACATGTAACAGAAACAATGCTACACTGCCAGCTAACAAAACAGTATTAAACAATGCAATAAAGTTGCTTAACAAAACCCTCGAAGAGACGGATTTAGCAGCAATTTGCTAGAAGTGCTGAAGGTAGGCTTTAGGACCAAACCTAACATCACAAACAActctaataatttattttgtttctccttATGAATTCCAGAAAATTTCTTTAGCTTGGGTTACGTAAATAGGAAAATGAGTAACCAGCCTCTTCATAAATAGTACATTTAGCACACAAATTGAAAAGGGCTTATTCCAAAATTCGACATGATTTTTTTATCACTCAAAGTGCATAAAGATACCGTGCATTTGGCTTTCACACCTCTGAGAGCCTGAACCTGTGTTTAAAATTCAACTGATAGCACGTGCTTtcaattaaattatatttttgtttgtttttaaagacgaAAAGGTTTTCAACCAAGCTGAAACCCAAGGTCATAGGAAAATTACTCAGCACGTGATTAGATAACAACAATAAGTATTACTATTGACTGATCACAACCAAAAGTGCATCTTAATGTCAACCATGTTAAATATGGCCAACATATTTAATTGTATTactaaaacaaaagcaatataGGGAAATGCTAAAAACCCTTATCATGTATTTAACATGCAGTTACCTGGGCTCCACACTAAGGAAGTTGGGCAGCTTCACAAAATACAAATCATTGCCCAAGTCTGTGTTTACTTTTGGTATTTCTACCTCTATTCTAGTTTCTGGAATAGGCTCTTCTTCCTGCTGTTCTTGACTCAGTCCATTCTCATCCTAATGAAAAAAGCAGAATAGGAGCATATGTGAAAAACATCTGTCTGGCTACTGTTGCTCTAACAAGCACATTTTGCTTAAAGAAACATCATCCATACGCAAAGGGAGAGATCAGGAAGCTTTGGGTAAAAGAACTTGCACATTTtcagtgtgtcatggtttaaccacagccagcaactaagcaccacgcagctgctcactcacttgccccccacccagtgggacgggggagggaatcgggggggggaagtaaaaaaaaaaaaaagtaaaacttgtgggttaagaacagtttaatagaacagaaaacaatattgataatggtaacactaataaaatgacaatagtaataataaaaggattggaatatgcaagtgatgcacaatgcaattgctcaccacccaccgaccgatgatgcccagttagtccctgagcggtgatcccgcccccccaggccaactccccccagtttatatactgggcatgatatcacatggtgtGGAAAATTCCTTTGGCAAGTTtggttcagctgccctggctgtgtcccctcacaacttcttgtgcccctccagccttctcgctggctggccatgagaagatGAAGaatccttggcttagtataaacacttAACAACaattgaaaatgtcagtgtgttatcaacattcttctcatatccaactcaaaa
This window of the Accipiter gentilis chromosome 10, bAccGen1.1, whole genome shotgun sequence genome carries:
- the LEO1 gene encoding RNA polymerase-associated protein LEO1, coding for MADMEDLFGSDADSEPEQKDSDSGSESDSDQENAGSGSNASGSDSDQDDDREAIKPSNKELFGDDSEDEGASHHTGSDNHSERSYNRSEASGHSEHEDNDQSDMDQHSVSEAAHDDEEDDHGHGSDEGSHHSEGDGSEKAHSEDEKWGKEDKSDQSDDEERQQNSDDEERQQNSDDEEKVQNSDEDERPQISDDEERLQNSDEEKMQNSDDEERPQASDEEKMQNSDDDERAQPSDEEKMQNSDDEERAQHSDEEDQEHKSESARGSDSEDEVLRMKRKKPIASDSEVDSETEGQKEHTDVMDLFGGADDISSGSDGEDKPPTPGQPIDENGLSQEQQEEEPIPETRIEVEIPKVNTDLGNDLYFVKLPNFLSVEPRPFDPQYYEDEFEDEEMLDEEGRTRLKLKVENTIRWRMRRDEEGNEIRESNARIVKWSDGSMSLHLGNEVFDVYKAPLQGDHNHLFIRQGTGLQGQAVFKTKLTFRPHSTDSATHRKMTLSLADRCSKTQKIRILPMAGRDPESQRTEMIKKEEERLRASIRRESQQRRMREKQHQRGLSANYLEPDRYDEEDEGDDAISLAAIKNRYKGGIREERARIYSSDSDEGSDEDKTQRLLKAKKLTSDEEGEPSGKRKAEDDDKASKKHKKYVISDEEEEDDD